One part of the Skermanella sp. TT6 genome encodes these proteins:
- a CDS encoding conjugal transfer protein TrbE: MRTLSFRGPDVACLDETSLIAQTVRLNDALRRLRGEYSLHIEAQRVHATDYPGDDLTDDERRALWPDPVSWMFDEERRERFKEVGEHFENRQFISFVYKVPAPTIQRAERMLVKNAHKQPGVDYRGMLGDFLRTTEDIKELLADMVQECEWLDDAGMLEFLHNTVSTHRHPVTPSNGKARIDHDIADCSIIGGNDPMIGDCHLRTVTISSIPETMPAILDALNDVGCEYRWTVRWMPYDHGKGLEVIQDRASDWGMFARPFKDAIAKFMHLDGAGDRSITSDAMTDDAEDALHAAKDEALAMGKLTATVTVWDPSLAQVNKKVQAVIGVIQRRSMVAKRHKLAALDTWLGTLPGHIYADLRQPIRTSVNLAHLIPWAAVWAGHKWNAHLDAPALMHVSGGNTTPFRLNLHHGDLGHTLVLGPPGAGKSTLLNAIRSQYRRYAGAKVISIDIGRSAEVCTRLMGGIVYRVGEAGGIGFQPLARIDDPNWRAWALEWVLNRLKEQNVTITADVKAAVSTALADVAKNPLYERTLTDLSVALPSELKPAINFYCVDGDYGTLLDDNAERLGDSDCVTFEMTALLGNKQVSAAVLEYLFYYMERVVFPGPRPVILLVDEAWRFLGDSAFTSRLNSWLRLLRKLNVVVVFATQFLKDALTGPLSAALNESCPTRILLANEKAMEPETQASYAALGANVAECEQIANMVPKRDYYYSSSSGKRVFELGLGPIGLQLCGSSSPDALARCDRLVAAPSSMSFAERWFAEAKMQWAADLVADETDAPSLFLAAE, from the coding sequence ATGCGGACACTGTCATTCCGGGGTCCGGATGTGGCCTGCCTGGATGAGACGTCGCTGATCGCGCAGACCGTCCGGCTGAATGACGCGTTACGTCGCCTTCGTGGTGAGTATAGCCTCCACATCGAGGCGCAGCGGGTCCATGCCACCGATTATCCGGGCGACGATCTCACCGACGACGAACGCCGCGCTCTGTGGCCAGATCCTGTTTCCTGGATGTTCGATGAAGAGCGCCGGGAGCGGTTCAAGGAGGTCGGGGAGCACTTCGAGAACCGGCAATTCATCAGCTTCGTCTACAAAGTCCCGGCGCCGACCATCCAGCGCGCCGAACGGATGCTGGTCAAGAACGCCCACAAGCAGCCGGGCGTCGATTACCGCGGCATGCTGGGCGACTTCCTCCGGACGACGGAGGATATCAAGGAACTGCTGGCCGACATGGTCCAGGAGTGCGAATGGCTGGACGACGCCGGCATGCTGGAATTCCTTCACAACACGGTGAGTACCCACCGTCACCCCGTCACGCCGAGCAATGGGAAGGCTCGGATCGACCACGACATTGCCGATTGCAGTATCATCGGCGGGAACGATCCGATGATCGGGGACTGCCATCTCCGAACGGTAACGATCAGCAGCATCCCTGAGACGATGCCGGCGATCCTGGATGCCCTGAACGACGTCGGCTGCGAATATCGCTGGACGGTCCGTTGGATGCCCTACGACCACGGCAAGGGGCTGGAGGTCATCCAGGATCGAGCGTCGGACTGGGGAATGTTCGCGCGGCCGTTCAAGGATGCCATTGCGAAGTTCATGCATCTGGACGGTGCCGGCGATCGGAGCATCACCTCCGATGCCATGACCGACGACGCCGAGGACGCTCTACACGCGGCCAAGGACGAGGCGTTGGCCATGGGCAAACTGACTGCCACCGTCACGGTCTGGGACCCGTCCCTCGCCCAGGTGAACAAGAAGGTCCAAGCCGTCATCGGTGTGATCCAGCGGCGTTCCATGGTCGCCAAGCGGCACAAGCTTGCGGCGTTGGATACGTGGTTGGGGACGTTGCCGGGTCATATCTATGCTGATCTCCGGCAGCCGATCCGGACCAGCGTCAATCTCGCGCACCTGATCCCGTGGGCGGCTGTGTGGGCTGGTCACAAGTGGAATGCCCACCTTGACGCCCCGGCGCTGATGCACGTCAGCGGCGGGAACACGACGCCGTTCCGGCTCAACCTTCACCATGGCGACCTGGGCCATACCCTCGTCCTCGGCCCGCCTGGTGCCGGTAAGTCGACCCTGCTGAACGCGATCCGATCCCAATATCGGCGCTATGCAGGCGCCAAGGTGATCTCGATCGACATCGGCCGGTCCGCGGAGGTCTGCACCAGGCTGATGGGCGGCATCGTCTATCGCGTCGGAGAAGCCGGAGGGATTGGCTTCCAACCGCTTGCCAGGATCGATGACCCGAACTGGCGTGCGTGGGCGCTGGAGTGGGTTCTGAACCGCCTGAAGGAACAGAACGTCACGATCACGGCTGACGTCAAAGCTGCAGTCTCGACCGCTCTGGCTGATGTAGCAAAGAACCCGCTCTATGAGCGCACGCTGACCGACCTGTCGGTGGCCCTGCCGTCCGAACTGAAGCCGGCCATCAACTTTTACTGCGTCGATGGGGATTACGGCACCCTGCTCGACGACAATGCCGAACGGCTCGGAGACTCCGACTGCGTGACATTCGAGATGACGGCACTGCTCGGCAATAAACAGGTTTCCGCAGCCGTCCTGGAGTACTTGTTCTATTACATGGAGCGGGTCGTTTTTCCCGGTCCACGTCCGGTGATCTTGCTGGTCGACGAGGCGTGGCGCTTCTTGGGCGACAGCGCATTCACCAGCCGGCTGAATAGCTGGCTCCGCCTGCTTCGGAAATTGAATGTCGTCGTCGTGTTCGCGACCCAGTTCCTGAAGGATGCGCTGACTGGTCCCCTGTCGGCTGCGCTCAACGAGAGCTGTCCCACCCGCATCCTGCTGGCCAACGAAAAAGCCATGGAGCCCGAAACCCAGGCCAGTTATGCCGCATTGGGGGCCAACGTCGCCGAGTGCGAGCAGATCGCCAACATGGTCCCGAAGCGGGACTACTACTACTCCAGCAGCTCGGGGAAGCGAGTCTTCGAACTTGGTCTGGGTCCCATCGGGCTCCAGCTCTGCGGCTCGTCCTCACCGGATGCCCTCGCTCGCTGTGACCGCCTGGTCGCCGCTCCGTCCAGCATGTCTTTCGCGGAGAGATGGTTCGCCGAGGCGAAGATGCAGTGGGCCGCGGATTTGGTCGCCGACGAAACCGATGCCCCTTCCCTCTTCCTTGCCGCCGAATAG
- a CDS encoding right-handed parallel beta-helix repeat-containing protein, which produces MRFIAFLLAGTVLSTPVLAATIEVRPGQSIQDAVNRAQAGDEVVVDDGTYGAFEIRTNGISVRARNKGGAHVVATGNNQPAIAAYSQSDIAVRGFRLTSRNGDGVKIGGDASAPLAKNIVFEGNTTAYARLDGFKFFHADGITMRNNVVEMAGGGGAAGSAGNPNGDGGVDWVRVSNSLMEGNTVQRTNGWACAMIKNGSNNNRVVNNRFQNCEVNGIDMAAGSSGRSAAANTTGKTAFDNTIEGNVVEGGKGCAVKFGQKTSGNRLTDNDIDGRQCDKGTGNSGLAAGADDEVGAGGGGDGDYGGEEEYAGGGAEGGFLGTDYMGAGGGFSGGCDATIANGASAGAAAFGVISSVTGRATAGLQVAQQFQLLAQTLCDTEQTALQGEQLKAQTQMLRGMNMTTHADVLSTNQRLRSILTSGHLTGNPGTINRDYQEVYPERFPEGTTYQEMAAARDAWDRRTRDALDESVRIENAVLVDQQRTLRRSAGLVQAGRASGGIRGEIQATNGLLNEVAGSLDNLITATTAHHRALKEENYRREAEMAAAKRDSQDFMAGFGDCPECGQRPIAIFGNGGTVGRRGIAADPFGTGVP; this is translated from the coding sequence ATGCGTTTCATCGCGTTTCTGCTGGCTGGGACAGTACTGAGCACGCCGGTCCTGGCGGCTACGATCGAGGTCAGGCCAGGGCAGTCAATTCAGGATGCCGTCAATCGTGCCCAAGCCGGCGATGAGGTGGTGGTCGATGACGGGACCTACGGGGCCTTCGAGATCAGGACGAACGGCATCAGCGTGCGCGCTCGCAACAAGGGCGGCGCCCACGTGGTGGCTACCGGCAACAACCAGCCGGCAATCGCGGCCTATTCGCAGAGCGACATCGCGGTTCGCGGTTTTCGGCTGACCAGCCGCAACGGCGACGGCGTGAAGATCGGGGGCGACGCCTCCGCCCCGCTTGCCAAGAACATCGTGTTCGAGGGCAACACCACGGCCTATGCCCGGCTGGACGGCTTCAAGTTCTTTCACGCAGACGGCATCACCATGCGCAACAACGTGGTGGAAATGGCCGGCGGCGGGGGGGCTGCGGGATCGGCAGGAAACCCTAACGGGGACGGCGGGGTCGACTGGGTCAGAGTCAGCAATTCGCTGATGGAAGGCAACACCGTCCAGCGGACAAACGGGTGGGCCTGCGCAATGATCAAGAACGGCAGCAACAACAACCGCGTGGTGAACAACCGCTTCCAGAACTGCGAGGTGAACGGCATCGACATGGCGGCCGGCTCCAGCGGCCGGTCGGCGGCGGCCAACACCACGGGCAAGACGGCGTTCGACAACACTATCGAGGGCAACGTGGTCGAGGGCGGCAAGGGGTGTGCCGTCAAGTTCGGCCAGAAGACCAGCGGCAACCGGCTGACCGACAACGACATAGACGGCCGGCAATGCGACAAGGGCACCGGCAACAGCGGTCTTGCCGCCGGCGCCGACGATGAGGTGGGGGCGGGCGGCGGCGGCGACGGCGACTATGGCGGCGAGGAGGAATACGCTGGAGGCGGTGCCGAGGGCGGTTTCCTGGGAACCGACTACATGGGCGCCGGCGGCGGGTTCAGCGGCGGGTGCGATGCCACCATCGCCAACGGCGCCAGCGCGGGGGCGGCGGCGTTCGGCGTGATCAGTTCCGTTACCGGTCGCGCCACGGCGGGTCTTCAGGTGGCACAGCAGTTCCAGCTTCTGGCGCAGACCCTGTGCGACACCGAGCAGACGGCGCTTCAGGGCGAGCAGTTGAAGGCACAGACGCAGATGCTGCGGGGCATGAACATGACTACCCACGCAGACGTGCTCTCGACCAACCAGCGCCTGCGCTCGATCCTGACCAGCGGCCATCTCACCGGCAACCCCGGCACGATCAACCGCGACTACCAGGAGGTCTATCCCGAGCGGTTCCCCGAGGGCACCACGTATCAGGAGATGGCGGCGGCGAGAGATGCGTGGGACCGCCGCACCCGCGACGCGCTGGACGAGAGCGTGCGCATCGAGAACGCCGTGCTAGTCGACCAGCAGCGCACGCTGCGGCGCTCGGCGGGGCTGGTGCAGGCCGGCCGCGCGTCGGGCGGCATCCGCGGCGAGATCCAGGCCACCAACGGCCTGCTGAACGAGGTAGCGGGATCGCTGGATAACCTGATCACGGCGACCACGGCGCATCACCGGGCACTGAAAGAGGAGAACTACAGGCGCGAGGCGGAGATGGCGGCTGCCAAGCGGGACAGCCAGGACTTCATGGCCGGCTTCGGCGATTGCCCAGAATGCGGACAACGGCCGATCGCCATCTTCGGCAACGGCGGCACCGTGGGACGTCGGGGGATTGCCGCTGATCCTTTCGGAACGGGTGTCCCATGA
- a CDS encoding tyrosine-type recombinase/integrase: MRPPPKQPNAERRSREHLTPTEIDRLITAAQRLGRHGHRDATMILIAYRHGLRVSELVGLRREQVDLSLGLLHVRRRKNGLPSTHPLRGPEIRALRRLFRNHPDTPYVFVSERKAPMTEATFRKLVARAGEAAGLGMPIHPHMLRHSTGFKLANDGQDTRAIQHYLGHRNIQHTVVYTHLAADRFNGFWDD; this comes from the coding sequence GTGCGACCGCCGCCGAAACAACCCAATGCCGAGCGCCGCAGCCGGGAGCACTTGACTCCGACCGAGATCGACCGACTGATCACAGCCGCCCAACGGCTCGGACGTCATGGCCACCGCGATGCGACGATGATTCTGATCGCCTATCGCCATGGGCTGCGCGTCTCGGAACTGGTCGGCCTGCGGCGCGAGCAGGTAGACCTGAGCCTGGGGCTGCTGCATGTGCGCCGTCGTAAGAACGGGCTGCCAAGCACCCATCCCCTACGCGGTCCGGAAATCCGAGCCTTGCGCCGGCTGTTCCGCAATCATCCGGACACGCCCTACGTCTTCGTCTCCGAGCGCAAGGCACCGATGACCGAGGCCACCTTCCGTAAGCTGGTCGCCCGCGCCGGCGAAGCGGCCGGGCTGGGCATGCCGATCCATCCGCACATGCTGCGGCACTCGACCGGCTTCAAGCTGGCCAACGACGGCCAGGACACCCGCGCCATCCAGCATTACCTGGGCCACCGGAACATCCAGCACACCGTCGTCTACACCCACTTGGCGGCCGATCGCTTCAACGGCTTCTGGGACGACTGA
- a CDS encoding Tn3 family transposase: MRADGSKRLTVLSEAERLALYGLPDFDDFQRAEFFALSAAERALVDQRKGLAEQVWCLLQIGYFKAKQAFFGFSWPDVPSSDIAFLMERYFPGSALTPQPIRANEHYAQRREIAGLFGYRLWADTDRAAVVGRAGLLAKRDVAATFILTELLAFLATRRIVRPGYTTLQGIISEVLTAERRRLEHLVEDGLDEEARAALQGLLVREDTLSELAALKQDAKHFGYRMMAMERQKRTTLAPLHRVAKTLLPKLDISQQNVAYYASLAHYYTVYDLRRLKPGQTHLYLLCYAWQRFRQLTDNLVEAFGFHMGQMEGQTKEESEAAFVQAQAGRQQEGSRIGRVLLLYVDDTVDDATPFGAVRHRAFTILPREAMLGAGQRLCEKPVSQLELRWQAVDRTAARCRKHLRPLAMALEVSATTADNPWLAALRWMKGVFSRQQRLAQRPFGELPENTIPDRLRPHLLDVDDDGKATGLRGYRYEFWIYRQLRKRLATGELHLDDSVRHRRFGDELVASDRAAEALRDLDSPWLRQPVDATLDGLCADLHRLWLIFDRDLRQGKLKHLEYDPGRKTLSWRTPKVDKEEALQAAFYARLPARGIADIFRFVDERCRFLSALTPLQPRYAKRITDDDSLTAVILGQAMNHGNLGMAETSDIPYHVLEATHQQHLRLSTLKAANDRVSNFIAGLGIFPFYSFDPAVLYGSVDGQKFSVAVPTAKARHSRKYFGTGRGVVAYTLLANHVPLETELIGAHEHESHYVFDICYHNTSDIAPTTITGDMHSINRANFAILHWFGLKLAPRFTRRQAQLKHLYCGNPIEDYQDCLVQPAGRIDRALIVAEKASIDRIVATLGLKEMSQAILVRKLCALSPHDRTRKAVFEYDKLIRSLYTLDYLRDPQLQRDVHRSQNRIEAYHQLRAVLTQVSGGKQLIGRTDLAIAISNQCGRLVANVIIAYNSVLLSTLLERYRREDDRKALALLQKISPVAWQHIHLLGHYTFRGGKHAIDPEALLANVRLG; encoded by the coding sequence ATGCGCGCCGACGGCAGCAAGCGGCTGACCGTCCTTTCCGAGGCCGAGAGGCTCGCTCTGTACGGCCTGCCCGACTTCGACGACTTCCAGCGAGCCGAGTTCTTCGCCCTGAGCGCCGCTGAACGCGCTCTGGTCGACCAGCGCAAGGGGCTGGCGGAACAGGTCTGGTGCCTGCTGCAGATCGGGTATTTCAAGGCCAAGCAGGCCTTCTTCGGCTTCTCCTGGCCCGACGTCCCGTCCAGCGACATCGCCTTCCTGATGGAACGCTACTTTCCGGGAAGCGCGCTGACGCCGCAGCCGATCCGCGCCAACGAGCATTACGCCCAACGCCGGGAAATCGCCGGGTTGTTTGGCTATCGGCTCTGGGCGGACACGGACCGGGCGGCGGTCGTCGGCAGGGCCGGCCTTCTGGCGAAGCGGGACGTGGCCGCGACCTTCATCCTGACGGAACTGCTGGCCTTCCTGGCCACCCGGCGCATCGTGCGCCCAGGTTATACCACGCTGCAGGGCATCATCAGCGAGGTGCTCACGGCGGAACGCCGACGCCTGGAACACCTTGTCGAGGACGGGCTGGACGAGGAGGCGCGCGCCGCCCTGCAGGGCCTCCTCGTGCGCGAGGACACCCTCTCGGAACTGGCGGCGCTCAAGCAGGACGCCAAGCACTTCGGCTACCGCATGATGGCGATGGAGCGCCAAAAGCGCACCACCCTGGCGCCCTTGCACCGGGTCGCGAAGACTCTGTTGCCCAAGCTCGACATCTCGCAGCAGAACGTCGCCTATTACGCGAGCCTCGCCCATTACTACACGGTCTACGACCTGCGCCGGCTGAAGCCCGGCCAGACCCACCTGTACCTGCTGTGCTATGCTTGGCAGCGCTTCCGCCAACTTACCGACAACCTGGTCGAGGCCTTCGGTTTCCACATGGGGCAGATGGAAGGGCAGACCAAGGAGGAATCGGAGGCCGCCTTCGTCCAGGCACAAGCCGGCCGGCAGCAGGAGGGATCCCGGATTGGCCGCGTACTCCTGCTCTATGTCGACGACACGGTCGACGACGCCACGCCGTTCGGGGCCGTCCGCCACCGGGCCTTCACGATCCTGCCGAGAGAAGCGATGCTCGGCGCCGGCCAGAGGCTGTGCGAAAAGCCGGTCAGCCAGCTTGAACTGCGCTGGCAGGCGGTGGACCGCACGGCGGCGCGCTGCAGGAAGCATCTGCGCCCGCTCGCCATGGCGCTCGAGGTCTCGGCCACCACGGCGGACAATCCGTGGCTCGCCGCCTTGCGTTGGATGAAGGGCGTGTTTTCCCGTCAACAGCGCCTCGCCCAAAGGCCCTTCGGCGAGCTCCCGGAAAACACCATCCCCGACCGGCTGCGTCCGCATTTGCTCGACGTCGATGACGATGGCAAGGCGACCGGCCTGCGCGGGTACCGTTACGAGTTCTGGATCTACCGGCAGCTCCGCAAGCGCCTCGCCACCGGCGAACTCCACCTGGACGACAGCGTCCGGCATCGCCGCTTCGGTGACGAGCTGGTCGCGTCGGACCGGGCGGCGGAGGCGCTCCGGGATCTCGACAGTCCCTGGTTGCGCCAACCCGTGGACGCGACGCTCGACGGCTTGTGCGCCGACCTGCATCGACTTTGGTTGATCTTCGACCGCGACCTGCGCCAAGGCAAGCTCAAGCACCTCGAGTACGACCCCGGGCGCAAGACCCTGTCGTGGCGCACTCCCAAGGTCGACAAGGAGGAAGCGCTGCAGGCCGCCTTCTATGCCCGGCTGCCGGCGCGCGGTATCGCCGATATCTTCCGCTTCGTGGACGAGCGCTGCCGCTTTCTGTCGGCGCTGACCCCACTGCAGCCCCGCTATGCGAAGAGGATTACCGACGACGACAGCCTGACGGCCGTGATCCTTGGTCAGGCCATGAACCACGGCAACCTGGGCATGGCCGAGACCAGCGACATCCCGTACCACGTCCTGGAGGCGACCCATCAGCAGCACCTGCGCCTGTCGACCCTGAAAGCAGCCAATGACCGGGTCAGCAACTTCATCGCCGGCCTCGGCATCTTCCCCTTCTACTCGTTCGATCCGGCAGTCCTGTACGGCAGCGTCGACGGCCAGAAGTTCTCGGTCGCCGTGCCGACAGCCAAAGCGCGGCATTCGCGCAAGTACTTCGGCACCGGCAGGGGCGTCGTCGCCTACACGCTGCTGGCCAACCACGTGCCGCTGGAAACGGAGCTGATCGGCGCTCACGAGCATGAAAGCCACTACGTCTTCGACATCTGCTACCACAACACCTCGGACATCGCACCGACTACCATCACCGGCGACATGCACAGCATCAACCGCGCCAACTTCGCCATCCTCCACTGGTTCGGGCTGAAGCTGGCGCCGCGGTTCACCCGCCGGCAAGCACAGCTCAAGCACCTGTACTGCGGCAACCCGATCGAGGACTACCAGGACTGTCTGGTTCAGCCAGCCGGCCGGATCGACCGCGCGTTGATCGTCGCGGAGAAAGCCAGCATCGACCGGATCGTCGCCACGCTCGGGCTCAAAGAGATGAGCCAGGCCATCCTGGTGCGGAAACTGTGTGCCCTGTCCCCTCACGACCGGACCCGCAAGGCGGTCTTCGAGTACGACAAGCTGATCCGCAGCCTTTACACGCTCGATTACCTCCGCGACCCACAGCTGCAGCGTGACGTCCACCGCTCCCAGAACCGCATTGAGGCCTACCACCAGCTGCGCGCGGTGCTCACCCAGGTCAGCGGCGGCAAGCAACTGATCGGGCGGACCGACCTCGCGATCGCGATCAGCAACCAGTGCGGCCGGCTGGTCGCCAACGTCATCATCGCCTACAACTCGGTCCTGCTCTCGACGCTGCTGGAGCGGTACCGCCGGGAGGACGACCGCAAAGCACTCGCACTGCTGCAGAAAATCTCCCCGGTGGCTTGGCAGCATATCCACTTGCTCGGGCACTACACGTTTCGCGGCGGCAAGCACGCGATCGACCCGGAAGCCCTGCTGGCGAACGTCAGGTTAGGCTAA